In Hyla sarda isolate aHylSar1 chromosome 9, aHylSar1.hap1, whole genome shotgun sequence, the following proteins share a genomic window:
- the LOC130291625 gene encoding uncharacterized protein LOC130291625 isoform X1 gives MEDFRRHARDLTERLRVRGYPKKVISRAFQKALHSDRNELLKPRTRLEDTSLRLTTPYNNQWNQIRQLLHQHWTILKSDLKINPLIPTIPLLTAKRARNLKDILTQSHFARSRGKRNRKQEYIGSFPCGECSICQYMEPTRDFVDPRGGTRHHLKQNINCKSRNVVYAILCPCNQVYIGQTTQELRKRIQKHFSTISLADRDFKSERTLTSVAAHYRKHHADPFGPL, from the exons ATGGAGGACTTCAGGAGACATGCGAGGGATCTAACGGAGCGCTTGAGGGTGAGAGGTTACCCTAAAAAGGTTATATCAAGAGCTTTTCAAAAAGCATTGCACTCTGACAGAAATGAATTATTGAAACCGAGGACACGATTGGAAGATACATCTCTACGCCTCACTACACCATACAACAACCAGTGGAATCAGATACGACAATTACTACATCAACACTGGACCATTCTGAAATCAGACctgaagattaaccccttaataccAACAATCCCATTATTAACAGCAAAACGGGCACGGAACCTGAAAGATATTCTGACACAGAGTCATTTTGCGAGATCgagaggaaaaaggaacagaaaaCAAGAATACATTGGCTCATTTCCATGTGGTGAGTGTTCTATTTGCCAATACATGGAACCCACACGAGATTTTGTGGATCCAAGAGGGGGCACTCGGCATCACCTCAAACAAAACATTAATTGTAAATCCAGGAATGTTGTGTATGCCATTTTATGTCCCTGTAACCAGGTGTATATAGGCCAGACGACACAGGAACTGAGGAAACGAATTCAGAagcatttttccacaatttcgcTAGCCGATAGAGACTTTAAAAGTGAGAGAACTTTGACATCAGTGGCAGCCCACTACAGAAAACATCATGCAG atccATTTGGACCACTGTAG
- the LOC130291625 gene encoding uncharacterized protein LOC130291625 isoform X2, with amino-acid sequence MEDFRRHARDLTERLRVRGYPKKVISRAFQKALHSDRNELLKPRTRLEDTSLRLTTPYNNQWNQIRQLLHQHWTILKSDLKINPLIPTIPLLTAKRARNLKDILTQSHFARSRGKRNRKQEYIGSFPCGVYRPDDTGTEETNSEAFFHNFASR; translated from the exons ATGGAGGACTTCAGGAGACATGCGAGGGATCTAACGGAGCGCTTGAGGGTGAGAGGTTACCCTAAAAAGGTTATATCAAGAGCTTTTCAAAAAGCATTGCACTCTGACAGAAATGAATTATTGAAACCGAGGACACGATTGGAAGATACATCTCTACGCCTCACTACACCATACAACAACCAGTGGAATCAGATACGACAATTACTACATCAACACTGGACCATTCTGAAATCAGACctgaagattaaccccttaataccAACAATCCCATTATTAACAGCAAAACGGGCACGGAACCTGAAAGATATTCTGACACAGAGTCATTTTGCGAGATCgagaggaaaaaggaacagaaaaCAAGAATACATTGGCTCATTTCCATGTG GTGTATATAGGCCAGACGACACAGGAACTGAGGAAACGAATTCAGAagcatttttccacaatttcgcTAGCCGATAG